In Aedes albopictus strain Foshan chromosome 3, AalbF5, whole genome shotgun sequence, the following are encoded in one genomic region:
- the LOC109418829 gene encoding ubiquitin-protein ligase E3A: MNTDKPGQIDGDSSKTDEESSSSGQKRTQATPPSAKVAPQLPTRKNSIEVDNPLRSTTASICENLSKPPSSASGTGSASCSTTTVSSGHDDMKRASAKKLIERYFYQLVDGCGNPKCNNKYCASSGKVEKLSPNAAAARAIQLFTLEADLCDAHPSKVPKTMSSAASTSAPCSSAGSSSASIQLSSVARETGGSSGNISAGSSSGSSSGLDDSMVSTEAGSSWRLTGGADMEETNESSNLEMDSMDEDEPRESNERKNQNHHYEGGGGSETSAKIPYALRSSTAGQDSSSPFAGSSSAKLKLSELGSTSSGKKKTLSGSSCKESNKKQRDSSPVEFLDEAKLQELIAACQRENTDTPLIRTLGAIFSSYQSIALSFQKRPCSSIDAMLEKAPDDLRNLKKEDLRTLEGDLDKDEDSSAEKVPEAKENHHTTVDLVSLRRSMKALYEAKSSVFGPINNALQALGETLSIELRVHLTKKEDIEQVISVFVIVFEVLQIGTAEFLEVSLPRICAAVSHLPIWAQARLVHIWSVHCKDGIQPLLQLVQQLVTISTLSLNYYRDVKIHDNEVVCNATKVMKLVFYANILAGEVDPKHYREADLGDIAPPTYLSLIPEDDEPPLYNSKEKKARQQKLEDPLATELDINILDCRSPLVPYEEFYNEPLCDVIEMDHDYLNYKNITTSDGAFFADSTKKFTFMLYSFVLTPATKTLALYYDSRIRMYSERRLSFLHQQLGGGLQSVNPFLKLKIRRDHIIDDALVELEMIAMSNPKDLKKQLVVEFSGEQGIDEGGVSKEFFQLIIEEIFNPDYGMFVNIEDTNMVWFNSTSFENEAQFTLIGIVLGLAIYNNIILAVNFPMVVYRKLMGMKGSFVDLRDWNPVLYNSLKSILDHQDNDMEEVFMQTFKICYKDVFGNALDHELKPDGDKIFVNQDNKQEFVELYTDFLLNKHIEKQFKAFKRGFQMVTDESPLHLLFRPEEVELIVCGSKEFDFNELEQSTEYEGGFTAESQTIKDFWDIVHGLSMDSKRKLLQFTTGSDRVPVGGLSRLKLVIARNGPDCDRLPTSHTCFNVLLLPEYSTREKLEERLLKAINYSKGFGML, from the exons CAAGACCGATGAAGAATCGTCGTCCTCCGGTCAGAAGCGAACACAAGCTACTCCCCCCTCCGCAAAAGTAGCCCCCCAACTTCCCACAAGGAAAAACTCCATTGAAGTTGACAACCCTCTTCGAAGCACCACCGCCAGTATCTGCGAAAACCTGTCCAAGCCCCCATCGTCAGCATCGGGCactgggtctgcaagttgttccACTACAACCGTTAGTTCCGGGCACGACGACATGAAACGAGCATCGGCGAAAAAGCTCATCGAAAGATATTTCTACCAGCTGGTGGACGGATGCGGCAACCCGAAATGCAACAACAAGTACTGTGCCTCGAGCGGTAAGGTCGAGAAACTTTCTCCGAATGCGGCCGCCGCCCGAGCTATTCAGCTTTTCACCCTGGAAGCTGACCTGTGCGACGCGCACCCTTCCAAGGTTCCGAAAACGATGTCCAGTGCAGCATCCACTTCGGCGCCCTGTTCATCTGCAGGATCTTCGTCGGCTTCCATCCAGTTGAGTTCGGTGGCGAGGGAAACGGGTGGTAGCAGTGGAAACATATCGGCCGGCAGCTCGTCCGGATCCAGCTCCGGACTGGACGATTCCATGGTCAGCACCGAAGCGGGATCATCCTGGCGATTGACCGGAGGTGCTGACATGGAGGAAACCAACGAAAG TTCGAACCTTGAAATGGACTCCATGGATGAAGATGAGCCACGCGAATCAAACGAGCGAAAGAATCAAAACCACCACTATGAGGGTGGAGGCGGCAGTGAAACCAGTGCTAAGATTCCGTATGCCCTGCGGAGTAGCACTGCCGGGCAGGACAGTAGTTCACCATTCGCCGGTAGCAGTAGCGCCAAACTCAAACTCTCGGAGCTCGGTTCCACCAGTAGCGGGAAGAAGAAAACTCTTAGCGGTAGTAGCTGCAAAGAATCAAACAAAAAACAACGAGACTCTTcgccagtggaatttctggacgaagcaAAGCTTCAAGAACTGATTGCTGCGTGCCAGCGTGAAAACACGGACACTCCGTTGATCCGTACCCTGGGTGCCATTTTTTCCTCGTACCAATCGATAGCGCTAAGTTTCCAAAAAAGACCCTGCTCGAGCATCGATGCCATGCTCGAGAAGGCACCGGACGATTTGCGAAATCTCAAGAAAGAAGACCTGCGAACTCTGGAGGGGGATCTGGACAAGGACGAAGACAGTTCCGCTGAGAAGGTACCGGAAGCCAAGGAAAACCATCACACGACGGTTGATCTGGTCAGTTTGCGACGTTCCATGAAGGCTCTCTACGAGGCGAAAAGTTCCGTCTTTGGACCCATCAACAATGCCTTACAAGCGCTCGGGGAGACGCTTAGCATCGAGCTGCGAGTTCATCTGACCAAGAAAGAGGACATCGAACAGGTCATTTCCGTGTTTGTGATTGTCTTCGAAGTGCTGCAAATTGGGACGgccgaattcctggaggtatcgctGCCAAGAATTTGCGCAGCCGTAAGCCACCTGCCGATCTGGGCGCAGGCGCGATTAGTGCACATCTGGTCCGTGCACTGCAAGGATGGCATTCAACCGTTGTTGCAGCTGGTGCAACAGCTGGTTACCATCTCCACTCTTTCGTTGAACTATTACCGCGACGTGAAGATACACGACAATGAGGTCGTCTGTAATGCGACCAAGGTGATGAAG CTGGTATTCTACGCCAACATTCTGGCCGGCGAGGTGGATCCCAAGCACTACCGGGAGGCCGATCTAGGTGACATCGCACCGCCCACTTATCTCTCGCTGATTCCGGAAGATGACGAACCCCCGCTGTACAACAGCAAAGAGAAGAAAGCCCGACAGCAGAAACTGGAAGACCCCCTTGCGACCGAGTTGGACATCAACATCCTGGACTGCCGGAGTCCTCTGGTACCGTACGAGGAGTTCTATAACGAGCCCCTGTGCGACGTGATCGAAATGGATCACGACTATTTGAACTACAAAAACATCACTACCTCGGACGGAGCCTTCTTTGCGGACTCGACCAAAAAGTTTACCTTTATGCTATACTCGTTTGTCCTTACGCCGGCCACGAAAACCCTAGCCTTGTACTACGATTCGCGGATCCGAATGTACTCGGAACGGCGGCTGAGCTTCCTGCATCAGCAGCTAGGAGGAGGCCTACAAAGCGTGAATCCCTTCCTGAAGCTGAAAATCCGACGGGATCATATCATTGATGACGCGCTGGTCGAGCTGGAGATGATTGCCATGTCCAACCCGAAGGATTTGAAGAAGCAACTGGTGGTGGAATTTTCCGGCGAGCAAGGAATTGACGAGGGTGGCGTTTCGAAGGAATTTTTCCAACTGATCATTGAGGAAATTTTCAACCCCGACTACGGAATGTTCGTCAACATTGAGGACACCAACATGGTGTGGTTCAATTCGACATCGTTTGAAAACGAGGCCCAGTTTACGCTGATAGGTATCGTACTGGGGTTGGCGATTTACAACAACATTATTTTGGCCGTGAACTTCCCCATGGTAGTTTATCGAAAGCTGATGGGGATGAAGGGATCATTTGTTGATTTACGGGACTGGAACCCG GTGTTATACAACAGTTTGAAATCAATCCTGGACCACCAGGACAATGACATGGAAGAAGTTTTCATGCAAACGTTCAAGATTTGCTACAAGGACGTATTCGGTAATGCGTTGGATCACGAGCTGAAACCAGACGGAGATAAGATTTTCGTCAATCAGGACAACAAACAGGAGTTTGTCGAACTCTATACGGACTTTTTGCTCAACAAGCACATCGAGAAACAGTTTAAGGCGTTCAAGCGTGGCTTCCAGATGGTGACGGACGAAAGTCCGCTGCACCTGCTGTTCCGACCGGAGGAGGTCGAACTGATTGTGTGCGGCAGCAAGGAGTTCGACTTCAACGAGCTGGAACAGTCGACCGAGTACGAGGGCGGCTTCACGGCCGAGTCGCAGACCATCAAGGACTTTTGGGATATCGTGCACGGGTTGTCCATGGATTCGAAACGGAAGTTGCTGCAGTTTACCACCG GTTCCGATCGCGTTCCGGTCGGTGGACTGAGCCGACTAAAGCTGGTAATCGCCCGAAATGGACCGGATTGCGACCGATTACCGACCAGCCATACATGTTTTAATGTATTGCTCTTGCCAGAGTACAGTACCCGGGAAAAGCTCGAGGAACGCCTACTGAAAGCCATCAACTACTCCAAAGGATTCGGAATGCTATAA